In Natranaerovirga hydrolytica, one DNA window encodes the following:
- a CDS encoding DUF4397 domain-containing protein: MTINSPKYTPKDFSYSYIKKTEGKKILLFHHPPTDLLVKPYSRHQTYIRFANFSPTTSDVDVYIDNRTVAKRLSYGSITIYINLPPKDYTISITPPDDKDNPYLTEYLEITHDPSTVTIAFNLLGSSTLKVISDHVLITGRDLFVQFVNCSVDSPPLDFIINLKKLFSNVSPEDTPKYELIERSANYDIIIQRSDTDTVVFNATNLVLVPGRAYTFYGIGIFEGEPPFTLVATLDGSSYFID, from the coding sequence ATGACTATTAACTCTCCAAAATATACACCCAAAGATTTTTCTTATTCTTACATAAAAAAGACCGAAGGCAAAAAAATACTTTTGTTTCATCATCCACCTACTGACTTATTAGTAAAGCCTTATAGTCGCCATCAAACTTATATTCGATTTGCTAACTTCTCTCCTACAACCTCTGATGTAGATGTTTATATTGACAATAGAACCGTTGCAAAAAGGTTGTCTTATGGCTCTATTACCATCTATATTAATCTTCCACCTAAGGATTACACCATAAGTATCACGCCACCGGATGACAAAGATAACCCTTACCTTACAGAATATTTAGAGATAACCCATGACCCTTCTACTGTAACCATAGCCTTTAATTTATTAGGTTCAAGCACCTTAAAGGTAATAAGTGATCATGTTCTGATTACCGGTCGTGATCTTTTTGTTCAATTTGTTAACTGTTCAGTTGATTCTCCGCCGTTGGACTTTATTATAAACTTAAAGAAGCTTTTTAGTAATGTGTCACCTGAAGATACACCTAAATATGAATTGATTGAACGTTCTGCTAATTATGATATTATTATTCAACGTTCTGATACAGACACAGTTGTTTTTAATGCTACAAACCTTGTCTTGGTTCCTGGTAGGGCATATACTTTTTATGGAATTGGTATTTTTGAAGGAGAGCCACCTTTTACTTTAGTGGCAACACTAGATGGGAGTTCGTATTTTATAGATTAA
- a CDS encoding Crp/Fnr family transcriptional regulator codes for MSTNCTCNHCTQDYCASKVSLFSNLNPTQIQEIIKKIQHIDIKKGEIILSEGAVSNRLYIINKGSLKVYNYNKEGKEQIFYILSEGDFLGDLNLFKEDVFEYYAQALEDTYLCTLSRDDFMSILKDNPEINQKILDYAYERITSLEHLIQTLNSKDVNARLASLLINISKHFGITTKEGVEISLPLSREDMANYLGLTRETVSRHLSHLQHDNIIQLIGSKKVVIKNFNELKNLSL; via the coding sequence ATGTCAACCAATTGTACTTGCAACCACTGCACCCAAGATTATTGTGCAAGCAAGGTCTCTCTGTTTTCAAATTTAAACCCTACACAAATTCAAGAAATCATCAAAAAAATACAGCATATTGACATTAAAAAAGGGGAAATTATTTTATCTGAAGGGGCCGTTTCTAATCGATTATACATTATCAATAAAGGCTCCTTAAAAGTATATAATTATAATAAAGAAGGGAAGGAACAAATTTTTTATATTTTATCTGAAGGGGATTTTTTAGGTGACCTTAATCTTTTTAAAGAAGACGTCTTTGAATACTATGCACAAGCATTAGAAGATACCTATTTGTGCACATTATCTCGTGATGATTTTATGAGCATTTTAAAGGATAATCCAGAGATTAATCAAAAGATATTAGATTATGCTTATGAACGCATTACTTCATTAGAACATTTAATACAAACCCTAAATTCTAAAGATGTTAATGCTAGATTAGCCAGCTTACTCATTAATATTTCAAAACATTTTGGCATAACAACAAAAGAAGGCGTAGAGATCAGTTTGCCTTTAAGCAGAGAAGATATGGCGAATTATTTAGGATTAACAAGAGAAACAGTTAGCCGACATTTAAGTCATCTACAGCATGATAATATTATTCAGTTGATAGGAAGTAAAAAGGTTGTTATAAAAAACTTTAATGAATTAAAAAACCTTAGTCTCTAG
- a CDS encoding anaerobic nitric oxide reductase flavorubredoxin, which translates to MSFKINDKITWVGKIDWELRTFHGEEYSTHKGSSYNSYLIKDEKNVLIDTVWKPFSKEYINNLKKEIHLEDIDYIIVNHAEVDHSGALEELMKEIPDTPIYCTKNGIQSLKGHYHKDWNFIEVKTGDTLDIGANQLVFIEARMLHWPDSMMTYAKGDNILFSNDAFGQHYASYLMYNDLVDQDELYQESIKYYANILTPFSALVTKKIEEVLSFELPIHMICPSHGIIWRDNPTQIVERYIEWANDYSEQQITLIYETMWDATKKMAEAIAEGIKEILPHYNIKLYNVAKADKNDVLTEVFKSEAVLVGSSTINNGILSSVASILEMIKGLQFKNKKAAAFGSYGWSGQSKEIIANHLKEGKIEVINDGIKILWNPDENALEECKVYGKEFAKKLNKQKMVTRVTEEKIK; encoded by the coding sequence ATGAGTTTTAAAATAAATGATAAAATAACTTGGGTGGGAAAAATTGACTGGGAACTTCGTACTTTTCACGGCGAGGAGTATTCTACTCACAAAGGTTCATCCTATAATTCTTATTTAATTAAAGATGAAAAAAACGTATTAATCGATACGGTTTGGAAACCTTTTTCAAAAGAGTATATAAATAATTTGAAAAAAGAAATTCATTTAGAGGATATTGACTATATTATTGTCAATCATGCAGAAGTTGATCATAGTGGTGCGTTAGAAGAACTGATGAAAGAAATACCAGATACGCCTATCTATTGTACTAAAAATGGAATACAGTCGTTGAAAGGACATTATCATAAAGATTGGAATTTTATAGAGGTAAAAACAGGAGATACATTAGATATAGGAGCGAATCAATTGGTCTTTATAGAAGCTAGAATGTTACATTGGCCAGATAGTATGATGACTTATGCTAAAGGAGATAATATATTATTTAGCAATGATGCCTTTGGTCAACATTATGCTTCTTACCTTATGTACAATGATTTAGTAGACCAAGACGAATTATATCAAGAATCTATAAAATATTATGCCAATATACTTACACCATTTAGTGCATTGGTAACTAAGAAGATAGAAGAAGTTTTAAGCTTTGAATTGCCTATTCATATGATATGTCCCAGTCACGGTATTATATGGAGAGACAATCCAACACAAATAGTTGAAAGATATATAGAGTGGGCAAATGACTATTCTGAACAACAAATCACATTGATTTATGAAACCATGTGGGATGCCACTAAAAAAATGGCAGAGGCAATAGCTGAAGGGATAAAAGAAATCTTACCTCATTATAATATTAAACTCTATAATGTAGCAAAAGCAGATAAAAATGATGTGTTAACAGAAGTGTTTAAATCAGAAGCAGTATTAGTAGGCTCATCAACGATTAATAATGGTATATTATCATCTGTGGCATCGATCTTAGAAATGATCAAGGGACTTCAATTTAAAAATAAAAAAGCCGCAGCATTTGGATCATATGGTTGGTCAGGTCAATCCAAAGAGATTATAGCCAATCATTTAAAAGAAGGAAAAATTGAAGTTATTAACGATGGGATAAAAATATTATGGAATCCAGATGAGAATGCATTGGAAGAATGTAAGGTATATGGTAAAGAATTTGCTAAAAAATTAAATAAGCAAAAAATGGTAACAAGGGTTACGGAAGAAAAAATTAAATAA
- a CDS encoding hemerythrin domain-containing protein: MRQLQMLNKQHKGIYELINEIKRLTNESVNKNANTIAMKINKLAGILKIHLSSEDKYMYPSLMNNKDEKVSYIAQDFVKEMGGLSETFKDYKTQFNTVTKIVNNIDDFKIHTNTVLTKLQERLTREDTQLYQMIEKI; the protein is encoded by the coding sequence ATGAGACAATTACAAATGTTAAATAAGCAGCATAAAGGTATTTATGAATTAATCAATGAAATAAAAAGATTGACAAATGAATCGGTTAACAAAAATGCAAATACAATAGCAATGAAAATTAATAAGCTTGCGGGCATACTTAAGATACATTTAAGTTCAGAGGATAAATATATGTACCCGTCTTTAATGAATAACAAGGATGAAAAAGTTTCTTATATAGCACAAGATTTTGTAAAAGAAATGGGAGGCTTAAGTGAAACATTTAAAGATTATAAAACTCAATTTAATACAGTGACAAAAATTGTCAATAATATAGATGACTTTAAAATCCATACTAATACAGTATTAACAAAGTTACAAGAAAGATTAACAAGAGAAGACACACAACTGTATCAAATGATTGAAAAAATATAA
- a CDS encoding DUF1858 domain-containing protein, with protein MEIKKDMTIGEVLRVKPDAPQILMGFGMGCVGCPSAQAETIEEAAMVHGIDVNKIIEALNQ; from the coding sequence ATGGAAATTAAAAAAGATATGACTATTGGAGAGGTACTAAGAGTAAAGCCGGATGCACCACAAATACTAATGGGATTTGGTATGGGTTGCGTAGGTTGTCCATCAGCACAAGCAGAAACAATAGAAGAAGCTGCAATGGTTCATGGTATAGATGTTAACAAAATCATTGAAGCGTTAAATCAATAA
- a CDS encoding hemerythrin domain-containing protein translates to MNSLELMIDEHKVIKRMLKVVRKVSYSVMNNDEIEYEDFFKVIDFVRNYADKHHHGKEEDLLFNRMVEKLGPAAEKLVKHGMLVEHDLGRLHIQQLEDAVKKVIAGEDEARLDIIANAIGYYDLLTRHIDKEDNVVYTFAQNNLPKDVLDQINEESIDYEVKAKENHIQEKYIQLVEELEKKYL, encoded by the coding sequence ATGAACAGTTTAGAATTAATGATTGATGAACATAAAGTCATTAAGAGGATGCTTAAAGTCGTAAGAAAAGTAAGTTACAGTGTTATGAACAATGATGAGATTGAATATGAAGATTTTTTCAAAGTCATTGATTTTGTTAGAAATTATGCAGACAAACATCATCATGGTAAAGAAGAAGATTTATTATTTAATAGAATGGTAGAGAAGTTAGGACCAGCAGCTGAAAAACTTGTCAAACACGGTATGTTAGTGGAACATGACTTAGGAAGATTGCATATTCAACAATTAGAAGACGCTGTGAAAAAGGTAATAGCAGGAGAAGATGAGGCACGATTAGACATAATAGCCAATGCTATAGGGTATTACGATTTATTAACAAGACATATAGACAAAGAAGATAATGTGGTGTATACATTTGCTCAAAATAATTTGCCAAAGGATGTATTGGATCAAATTAACGAAGAAAGCATTGACTATGAAGTCAAAGCAAAAGAAAATCATATACAAGAAAAGTATATTCAATTAGTAGAAGAACTAGAAAAAAAATATTTATAA
- a CDS encoding cupin domain-containing protein, whose product MAEHLIKNIDFSKVENMEDLVTYQEGQVVSRTLSQGKSSSLTLFAFDKGEEISSHSSSGDALVYILDGTSKITIGDEEFEVSKGETIVMPAGIPHALEATEQFKMVLIVIFKQ is encoded by the coding sequence ATGGCAGAACATTTAATTAAGAATATAGATTTCTCAAAAGTTGAAAATATGGAGGACTTAGTAACTTACCAAGAAGGTCAAGTTGTTAGCAGAACATTATCACAAGGTAAATCATCTAGTTTAACGTTATTTGCCTTCGATAAAGGTGAAGAAATTAGTTCCCATTCATCAAGTGGTGATGCGTTGGTTTATATCTTAGATGGTACTTCAAAAATTACAATTGGGGATGAAGAATTTGAGGTTAGCAAAGGTGAAACAATAGTTATGCCAGCGGGCATACCCCATGCTTTAGAGGCAACAGAACAATTTAAAATGGTATTAATCGTCATATTTAAACAATAA
- a CDS encoding ferredoxin, with translation MKAHVDKETCIGCELCPNICPEVFRMEDDGLAVAIDVEVPSDNEDTAKEAEEACPVDAIEVS, from the coding sequence ATGAAAGCACATGTTGATAAGGAAACGTGTATTGGATGTGAACTATGTCCAAATATCTGTCCAGAGGTGTTTAGAATGGAGGATGATGGTTTAGCCGTAGCAATTGATGTAGAGGTGCCATCAGATAATGAAGACACAGCTAAAGAAGCGGAAGAAGCTTGTCCAGTAGATGCAATAGAAGTAAGTTAA
- a CDS encoding ArsR/SmtB family transcription factor produces MNLVSILKALSDENRLRIIYLLMEDPLCVCEIEALLNITQSNASRHLNKLKHAGIIDSFKKAQWVYYVVSDHFKENNQELMTYLLKNTNYEEDKSLLIKYKNSVYDCTCLKEDKEKVLMALKK; encoded by the coding sequence ATGAATTTGGTTTCTATATTAAAAGCACTAAGTGACGAAAATAGATTAAGAATCATATATTTACTAATGGAAGACCCATTATGTGTTTGTGAAATTGAAGCGCTTCTTAATATAACACAATCCAATGCTTCAAGACATTTGAACAAATTAAAACACGCAGGAATCATAGATTCATTTAAAAAAGCACAGTGGGTTTATTATGTAGTAAGTGATCATTTTAAAGAAAACAATCAAGAATTAATGACGTACTTATTAAAAAACACCAATTATGAAGAAGACAAAAGCTTACTGATTAAATATAAGAACAGTGTATATGACTGTACGTGTTTAAAAGAAGATAAAGAAAAAGTTTTAATGGCATTAAAAAAATAA
- the arsB gene encoding ACR3 family arsenite efflux transporter, whose protein sequence is MEEKKQGMGFFEKYLTLWVAVCIVVGVAIGRFLPIVPDTLEKLEVAQISIPIAILIWLMIYPMMIKVDFTSIVKASKKPKGLAVTTVVNWLIKPFTMYLIAALFFQVIFKNIFSAELAENYLAGAVLLGAAPCTAMVFVWSHLTKGDGAYTVVQVAVNNIILLLAFTPIVAFLLGVSNVPIPYDTLLLSVAFFIVIPLLGGFLSRKYIIQSKGEEYFENVFIKKFNGVTEVGLLLTLTLIFTFQGDAIINNPLHIVLIAIPLIIQTFLIFFIAYGWAKAWKLPHNVAGPAALIGSSNFFELAVAVAITLFGANSGAALVTVVGVLVEVPLMLTLVKIVNKTKKAFD, encoded by the coding sequence ATGGAAGAAAAAAAACAAGGAATGGGTTTCTTTGAAAAGTATTTAACATTATGGGTTGCAGTTTGTATTGTTGTAGGTGTAGCCATTGGAAGGTTTTTACCTATCGTACCGGATACCTTAGAAAAATTAGAGGTGGCACAAATATCCATACCAATTGCTATCCTAATATGGCTTATGATTTATCCAATGATGATCAAAGTAGACTTTACAAGTATTGTAAAAGCCAGTAAAAAGCCAAAAGGTCTAGCGGTTACAACAGTGGTTAACTGGTTGATAAAACCCTTTACGATGTATTTAATTGCAGCATTATTTTTTCAAGTTATTTTCAAAAACATTTTTTCAGCAGAACTTGCAGAGAATTACTTAGCAGGAGCAGTTTTATTAGGAGCAGCGCCTTGTACAGCTATGGTTTTTGTATGGAGCCATTTAACAAAAGGTGATGGGGCATATACGGTGGTTCAAGTGGCAGTCAATAACATTATATTATTACTAGCTTTCACACCTATTGTTGCTTTCTTATTAGGCGTATCTAATGTGCCAATACCATATGATACCTTATTATTATCTGTAGCATTTTTTATTGTTATTCCTTTACTAGGTGGTTTTTTATCAAGAAAGTACATCATACAATCTAAGGGTGAAGAGTACTTTGAAAATGTATTTATCAAAAAATTTAATGGTGTGACAGAAGTTGGGTTATTGTTAACCCTTACACTCATATTTACGTTTCAAGGTGATGCAATCATTAACAATCCCCTTCATATTGTATTAATTGCTATACCATTAATCATACAAACATTTTTAATATTTTTTATAGCTTACGGATGGGCAAAGGCTTGGAAATTACCTCATAACGTAGCAGGACCAGCAGCGTTAATTGGATCGAGTAATTTCTTTGAATTGGCTGTTGCAGTTGCCATTACTTTGTTTGGTGCCAACTCTGGTGCGGCACTGGTAACAGTGGTAGGGGTATTGGTAGAAGTACCATTAATGTTAACATTGGTTAAAATAGTTAATAAAACCAAAAAAGCATTTGATTAA
- a CDS encoding arsenate reductase ArsC — protein sequence MKKKVAFICVHNSCRSQMAEGWAKKLGKDVLEVYSAGTEDYPEVKPLAVEVMEEAGVDMSEHNPKLLTDIPNEMDIVITMGCNVQCPTFPSKHREDWGLDDPSGGPIEDFRNTRDIIKGKVEELIERVNNNEL from the coding sequence ATGAAGAAGAAAGTTGCATTTATTTGTGTCCATAATTCTTGTCGTTCTCAAATGGCAGAAGGTTGGGCAAAAAAATTAGGCAAAGATGTATTAGAAGTCTATTCAGCAGGAACAGAAGATTATCCAGAAGTTAAACCATTGGCTGTTGAAGTAATGGAAGAAGCTGGAGTAGATATGAGTGAACACAACCCCAAATTATTAACGGATATACCAAATGAAATGGATATTGTGATTACCATGGGATGTAATGTTCAGTGCCCCACATTTCCAAGTAAACACAGAGAAGACTGGGGACTAGATGATCCATCAGGTGGACCCATTGAAGATTTCAGAAATACAAGAGATATTATAAAAGGTAAAGTAGAAGAATTAATAGAACGTGTAAACAATAATGAATTATAA
- a CDS encoding MerR family transcriptional regulator translates to MKYKSGDVQRILGIPVETLRFFENKGLITPQRDINNNYRYFDTLDLNKIIAYKLYRSFEFSLEDSVHMVRCDNDTSLDMLNKQINTIESKFQYYQNLYERIQDVKKSFEHTKHLIGTYEIKERPELLLYDNQVNDQFEKDEKRIQTTKNWLEYLPFIHIAIHISKDTMVSNDDVHFGYALETKYQNVVQAVKNDLSEVYPSKKCIHTIVQSTNKNPLSTKTFAPIIDEMIKKGQTLEGDIIGWIINEEDLGDEKVRYFECWIPYID, encoded by the coding sequence TTGAAATATAAATCAGGTGATGTTCAACGCATTTTAGGTATACCCGTTGAGACATTAAGATTTTTTGAGAACAAAGGATTAATAACCCCTCAAAGAGATATCAATAACAATTATAGATATTTCGATACATTGGATTTGAATAAAATCATTGCCTATAAATTATATAGAAGTTTTGAATTTTCATTAGAAGATTCTGTACATATGGTTCGATGTGATAATGATACGTCTTTGGATATGTTAAACAAACAGATTAATACCATAGAAAGTAAATTTCAATACTATCAAAATTTATACGAAAGAATTCAAGATGTAAAAAAATCTTTTGAGCATACAAAGCATTTAATAGGTACTTATGAAATAAAAGAACGACCAGAACTGTTATTATATGACAATCAAGTTAACGATCAGTTTGAAAAAGATGAAAAAAGAATCCAAACAACAAAAAATTGGCTGGAATACTTACCGTTTATCCATATTGCCATTCATATTTCCAAAGATACAATGGTTTCTAATGATGACGTACATTTTGGTTATGCTTTAGAAACAAAATATCAAAATGTTGTTCAAGCCGTTAAGAATGATTTGTCAGAGGTATATCCTTCAAAAAAATGCATACACACCATTGTACAAAGTACCAATAAAAATCCTCTTTCTACAAAAACCTTTGCTCCAATTATAGATGAAATGATAAAAAAAGGACAAACATTAGAGGGTGATATTATTGGTTGGATTATTAATGAAGAAGATTTAGGGGATGAAAAAGTTAGGTATTTTGAATGCTGGATACCTTATATAGATTGA